The sequence below is a genomic window from Halostella salina.
GTTGGCGTTGTTCTCCACCAGCACCCCATTCTCGTCGGTAGCGTTCTCGACCGGGAGGCTGGCGGTCCGGCTCTCGTTATCGACGTGGAAGAAGTCGCCGTAGTACAGCACGTCGACGCCGTCGTTTCCGCCGGCGACCGCGTCGATATCCGCCAGCGTCCCGCGCATCTCGCCGGCCGGCTGGCCGTACTGCACCATCGGGTTGTCCGCGGACTGCGGGGCGGCGTGAGCGTAGTGGACGCCGGAGCCGACCATCGCCACCACGACGGCGACGAGGACGAGCGCGGACAGCCCTGTCCGGACCGCGTCGTCGGCGGCGATCGCGGCCGACCCCTTCCGGTACACCAGCGCGAGGCCGACCGCCGCGGGGAGCGCGAGCGGGACGACGAAGTGGACGAGCGTCCAGGCGGCCTTCGTCGCGCTGACGATGGGGTAGAAGACGATGCTCATGCCGGCCCAGTACGCGCCGAGTCCGACCAGGGCACGGGGGCCGTTCTCGGCGTACCGGTCGGCGAGGAAGCCGACCACCGCGAGCACCGTCACGGGGGCGGCCGCGACCGCAAGCGTCCGTACGTAGTACAGCAGCCACGAGATGTACGGATGGCTCAACTGGACGCCGCTGGTCCAGAAGCCGACCCGGTCCCAGGTGCCGGAAAGCGCCGTGTCGACGACGGCGGGCAGCAGCGCCGGGTTCGCCAGCGCGTCGCCGAGATTCGTCGCGGCGGCGTCACCCCGCGGCGCGTAGAACAGCACGAGCACGAGGACCACCTGCACGAACGCCAGCGCGACCGGCCCGCTCCAGTACCGCAGGTCGTCGGCGCGGGCCTCGACCGCCGCCCGGATGCGGGTGACCGGGTCGGTTGATCCGGCGGCCTCGCTCGGGGCGTCGGTCGCGTCCGCCGGCTCGCCGGCGTCGGCCGGTTCGCCCCCGTCGGTGGCGGCCGATCCGGTCGGCTCCGTGGCTCGCAGGATCCGGTGGTCGACCACGAGCAGCCCCGCCCCGGCCCAGGCGAGCAGGTACAGCAGGGCGTTCTCCTTCGTCGTCAGCCCGAGGCCGAGCGCGAGCGCGCCGGCGTAGAGGGACCACGGCGATCCCCGGTCGTACGCCCGGACGAAAAAGCCGAGGGCGAACAGCATGAACCCGGCGACCAGCACGTCGTTGCGCATGAACCGCGAGTAGTAGACGAGGACCGGGTTCAGCGCGAGAAACAGCCCGAGCGCGACCGTCTCGTCGTCGTCGAGCCGCGACCGAAAGAGCAGGGCGGCGAGCGGGAGCAGGCCGCCGACCAGCGCGACGACGAGCCGCGCGGCGAAGTCGGTCGGGCCGAGGGGGCCGAAGAGGAACTCGTTGACGTGAAAGAGGAACGGGCCGTGCAGCGCGGGGTCGTACGTCCACGCGCCCGTGTCGGCGTAGCTGAGGACGGCGTAGCCGAGTCGTCCCTCGTCCCAGTGGGCGATCCGCGAGCCCAGGCCGACGAGGCGGACGAGCAGCGCGAGGGCGGCCAGTCCGACGACCGCACCCACGGTCCGGTCGCGGAGCGCGTCGCGGGCGGAGGATCCGTCTGCCATCGGTTCCCTCACGGTGGCCCCGGGTTGAAATTCTTTATCTTCCGGCCGGCGTCAGCCTCGCCCCGAACGGCAGTCCTTTAGTCGGTGCTCCCGGAACCGGTTGGTATGGTAACGCTCGGACTGGTGGTCGCGGAGTTCAACGCTCCCGTCACCGAGGAGATGGAGCGGTCGGCGCGCGAGGCGGCCGACGCGGCCGACGCCGAGGTCGTGGAGACGCTCCGCGTCCCCGGCGCGTACGACACGCCGCTGGCCGCCGACCGGCTGGCTCGCCGGGACGAGGTTGACGCCGTGGCGGTGGTCGGCGCGATCATCACCGGCGACACCGACCACGACCAGAAGATCGCCGACGCGGCGTACGGGCGGCTCACCGACGTGAGCCTCGACCGCGACACGCCCGTCGCCCTCGGTGTCTCCGGTCCCGGCATGAGCGCCGACGAGGCCCGAGCGCGTACCGACAACGGCGCGAAGGCGGTCGAGAGCGCCGTCCAACTCGCCGAGGAACTATGAGCATGGACTTCGCCAGCAGAGTACAACGAGTCGAACCGAGCGCGACGCTCGCCATCAGCGACAAGGCCTCCGCGCTGGAGGCCGACGGCGTCGACGTGGTGGACCTGAGCGTCGGCGAACCGGACTTCCCGACGCCCGAGAACATCGTCGAGGCCGGAAAGGACGCGATGGACGCGGGCCACACGGGCTACACGCCCTCGAAGGGCATCCCCGAGCTTCGCGAGGCGATCGCCGACTACCTGCGGGACGACTGCGGCCTGCACTACGACGCGGACAACGTCATCGTCACGCCCGGCGGCAAGCAGGCGCTGTTCGAGACGTTCCAGTCGCTGATCGACGATGGGGACGAGGTCGTCCTGCTCGACCCGGCGTGGGTGTCCTACGAGGCGATGGTGAAGCTCTCGGACGGGTCGGTCTCCCGCGTCGACACCGCCGCCCACGACTTCCAGCTCGAACCCGCGCTCGACGACCTCGCCGAGACGGTGTCGGACGACACCGAACTGCTCGTCGTCAACTCGCCGGGCAACCCCCACGGTGCAGTGTACTCCGACGCTGCGTTAGAGGGCGTCCGCGACCTGGCCGTCGAACACGACATCACGGTCATCTCCGACGAGATATACCGCGAGATCACGTACGGTGCGGAGCCGACCAGCCTCGGCACCTTCGACGGGATGGCCGAGCGCACGGTCACGATAAACGGCTTCTCGAAGGCCTACTCGATGACCGGCTGGCGGCTCGGCTACGTCGCCGCGCCCGAGGCGCTGATCGACCAGGCCGGCAAGCTCCACTCCCACTCGGTCTCGTGTGCGACCAACTTCGTCCAGCACGCCGGCGTCGAGGCGATCGAAAACACCGACGAGGCCGTCGCGGAGATGGCCGAGGCGTTCGAGGAGCGCCGGGACATGCTGGTCGACCTGTTCGCCGACCACGGCGTCGACGTGGCCACGCCCGACGGCGCGTTCTACATGATGCTGCCCGTGGACGACGACGACACCGCGTGGTGTGAGGGTGCCATCGAGGACGCCCACGTCGCCACGGTGCCGGGCAGCGCCTTCGGCACGCCGGGCTACGCCCGCATCTCCTACGCGAACAGCAAGGAGCGACTCCGCGAGGCCGTCGACCGCCTGGCGGCGGAAGGGTATCTGTAAGGCTTCGACGCCGCCGGCTCAGGGCCGTTTTTCCTGCAGTATCGGTATCTCGGCTATCTTCTCGTCGTCCAGCGCCGCCCAGTCCACGCCGTCCGGTTTTTCGTATCCGGTCCCCGTCGCTATCGTCCGCTCGGGCGTCACGACGTGGTCCATCGGCACGTCGTGGGCGTCCCGCGGGAGCCCCTCGTCGGCGACCTGTAACTCGTGGACCGTCGTGACGACGGTCGTGTCGTCGTCGACCAGCCCCACCTCGCGCAGGAGCGCGAACTCCAGGTCGCTGTACCCCTCGCCCTTGCCGATCCGCGCGCCGCGATCGTCGACGACAACGCTGCCGGAGACGATCAGGTCGACTGCAGCCATCTCCTCGGGCAGGACCTGCACGCCGAGTTCGTCGGCCCCCGAGATGGTTGTCGCCTCGTCGTAGTCGTCGATCCGGTCCGGGTCGAGTTCGAGGAACGGCCGCTCGTCGGCCAGCCGCGGGACCGCGACGTAGACGGTCTTCCCGGCGTCCAGCGCGCGGCGGCGGACCGGGCGCTGCGGCGAGTCGGGATTCGCCTTGATCGCGTCGGCATCCCGCCACGCCGCCAGTTCGGTCAGGCGGTCGGCTGCTTCCTTCGCGCCCGCGAAGTTCGGGATCCGGCCGTGTGGCGGGAACGGGAACCGCGCCTCGCCGCTGTCCTCCAGGTCGTCCCAGACGCGCTCGCGAAGCTCCTGCTTGTCCATGCGCGTCACCTGTCGGGCCGGCCTAATAGAACGCGCCGGTCGGCCGGCCGCCACGAGTCAGCCGCTCCGGCACTCCGCCTCGAACGCGGGGTCGCCGTTCTCCACCGTCGCCTCCACGAGGAAGTCGCCACACTCCAGGGGGTCCCACGTGCGGCCGCGCTGTCCGGCCGGGGTGTTGACCGTGACCTCGTGTTGCTCGTCGGTCGGGCGGAGCGTCGCGACCATCTCGTACCGGTCCGACTCCGGCGGGAGGACGCCCGAGAAGCTGTTCGTCGTGCGCCCGCCCTGCCGGACGACGACCTCGTACTCGCGCTCGGCGTCGTCGCGGTTCCTGATGCCGACGGTCACCGTCGCCTCGTCCGGCGTCTCTGCCCCGTCGTCGTCCGTCCCCGAGAGACACCCCGCCGTGGCTCCGGCGAGACCGACGCCGGTCAGCGCGAGGAGCCGTCGCCGTCCCACCGTCGTTCCGTCCCCATGTTCAGTCACGTGGCAGGCGTCTCCGCGAGCCGACAAAACAGTTCGCACGGTTGCCCCGTCGCGCGGCGCTACCCGCGCTCCTCGACGACCCTCTCGTAGATGTCGCCCGTCGACAGCAGTTCGCCCTCGAACCGCGGCTCGCGGGCGGAGGCCCGGCGGAGCTCGCAGTCGATCCCGCGTCGGGCGAGTTCGTCGGCGATGGCGTCCTCGTCGTGGTGCTGGTCGTGGCCCAGCACGATGTAGTCGGGCGCGATCTCCTCGATGGGGACGAAGATGTCCTCGCGGTGGCCGAGGCGGGCGCGGTCGACCACCTCCAGGGCGTCGACCATGTCCCGCCGCTGCCGGTCGGGAAGGACGGGCGGCTCCTTGTGCGTGACGTTCCCCCGGCGGGCGACGATGACGTGGAGTTCGTCGCCCAGTTCGGCCGCCTCCCGCAGGTAGTGGACGTGGCCGGGGTGGAGCACGTCGAACGTGCCCTGTGCGATCACGGTGGTCGTGTGCGCGCTCATCGTCTCAGGTCGTCGTCGCGGCGCAGTTCGTCGTCGATGTCCATCTGTGTGAAATCGAAGAAGTCCTCGGCGTCCGGCACCGCGACGTCCAGCACGTCGAGGTCCCGGGGGTCGCCGTTGCGGTCGAAGGCGCGCCAGTCGGTCCGGCCGTACGGCGCGCCGATGATGATGTGTACGTCGCCCGACCCGAACGTCGCCAGGTCCGCGTCGCTCGGCCGGAGCGCGCCGTTCGGGTGCGAGTGGACCGATCCGAGCGACTTCATGTCGTTCGGTTTCATGCTCGTCTTCACGGTCGCGCTGACCGGGTTCGACTCGGTGCCGGGGATAACGACCACGTCGGTGATGACGGTCCCGTCGCGGTCGAGACCGAGGTCGCGGGCGTCGGTCCCCCGGAGAAAGCCCATGTACTCGTTCGGGTGCGCGTCCTCCGAGGCCTCCAGCGCGAACTCGAGCGTCTCGGACGCGATGCCGAGCAGTTCGCTCGACCGGAACAGCGACCCGAACAGGCCCATGTCCGCCACTCGGGGACTCCGGATGCTAAACGTTCCGGATGCGGGGCGGCGCACGGCGTCGTGTGTCTTGACAAGGGTTAAACCCGGCCGTTCCGAACGTTGTCGCAAGATGACTACCGACGACGCCGGCGATTCCGCCGGCACCACTGTCTACGATCTCGCGCCGGGCTGTACGATCGCGGATGTCGAGGAGGGCAACCGATACCTCGCCACCGTCAACGGGGTCGTCGACTACGGCGTCTTCGTCGACCTCTCGGACCACGTCTCGGGGCTCGTCCACGAGTCGAACCTCTCGGGCACGTTCGCAGTCGGCGACGAACTCGTCGTCGAACTCGAACAGGTCCGCGAGAACGGCGACGTCGCGTTCGACGCCGTCACCCTCGACGAGTACGAGGTCGAGTCCGTCGACCACGAGTACGACGTGGCCGACGCCGGGTCGCTGGAGGAGCGCGTCGGCGAGACGGTGACGCTGGAGGGCGAGGTCGTCCAGGTCAAACAGACCGGCGGCCCGACGATCTTCCACGTGCGCGACGAGACCGGGACCGTCCCCTGTGCGGCGTTCGAGGAGGCGGGCGTCCGCGCCCACCCCGAGATCGACGTCGACGACCTCGTCCGCGTCGGCGGCGACGTGGAGCGCCGCGAGGACGCGATTCAGGTCGAGGTCGACGAACTCGACGAACTCGATGGCGACGCTGCCGCCGACGTTCGCGACCGCCTCGACGCCGCGATGGCCGAACGCGCCGAACCGCACGACGTCGACCCGCTCGTCGACTGGCCGGCCTTCGAGAAGCTCCACCCGAACCTCCGCGAGGTCGCGCAGCTGCTCCGCGAAACCGTGCTGGAGAGCCGCCCCATCCGCGTCCGCCACCACGCCGATGGCGACGGGATGTGTGCCTCCGTCCCGGTCCAGTACGCCCTGGAGCAGTTCATCGCGGAGACTCACGAGGACCCCGAGGCCCCGCGCCACCTCCTCAAGCGCCTGCCGAGCAAGGCTCCCTTCTACGAGATGGAGGACGCCACCCGCGACCTCAACTTCGCGCTGGAGGACCGCGCCCGCCACGGGCAGAAGCTCCCCCTGCTCCTGATGCTGGACAACGGTAGCACCGCCGAGGACGTGCCCGCCTACGAGAACCTCGCGCACTACGACATCCCCATCGCCGTCGTCGACCACCACCATCCCGACCCCGACGCCGTCGAGGACCTGCTCGACGCCCACGTCAACCCGTACCTCCACGACGAGGACTACCGCATCACGACAGGGATGATGTGCGTCGAGCTCGCGCGGATGATCTACCCGGACATCGAGGACGAACTCAACCACGTCCCCGCCGTCGCCGGCCTCTCGGACCGCTCGAAGGCCGACGCGATGGACGACTACCTCGAACTCGCCGCCGAGGAGGGGTACGACGAGGACACCCTGCGCGACATCAGCGAGGCGCTGGACTACGAGGCCCACTGGCTCCGCTACG
It includes:
- the ribH gene encoding 6,7-dimethyl-8-ribityllumazine synthase; this translates as MVTLGLVVAEFNAPVTEEMERSAREAADAADAEVVETLRVPGAYDTPLAADRLARRDEVDAVAVVGAIITGDTDHDQKIADAAYGRLTDVSLDRDTPVALGVSGPGMSADEARARTDNGAKAVESAVQLAEEL
- a CDS encoding pyridoxal phosphate-dependent aminotransferase is translated as MSMDFASRVQRVEPSATLAISDKASALEADGVDVVDLSVGEPDFPTPENIVEAGKDAMDAGHTGYTPSKGIPELREAIADYLRDDCGLHYDADNVIVTPGGKQALFETFQSLIDDGDEVVLLDPAWVSYEAMVKLSDGSVSRVDTAAHDFQLEPALDDLAETVSDDTELLVVNSPGNPHGAVYSDAALEGVRDLAVEHDITVISDEIYREITYGAEPTSLGTFDGMAERTVTINGFSKAYSMTGWRLGYVAAPEALIDQAGKLHSHSVSCATNFVQHAGVEAIENTDEAVAEMAEAFEERRDMLVDLFADHGVDVATPDGAFYMMLPVDDDDTAWCEGAIEDAHVATVPGSAFGTPGYARISYANSKERLREAVDRLAAEGYL
- a CDS encoding adenylyltransferase/cytidyltransferase family protein yields the protein MSAHTTTVIAQGTFDVLHPGHVHYLREAAELGDELHVIVARRGNVTHKEPPVLPDRQRRDMVDALEVVDRARLGHREDIFVPIEEIAPDYIVLGHDQHHDEDAIADELARRGIDCELRRASAREPRFEGELLSTGDIYERVVEERG
- a CDS encoding flippase activity-associated protein Agl23, with amino-acid sequence MADGSSARDALRDRTVGAVVGLAALALLVRLVGLGSRIAHWDEGRLGYAVLSYADTGAWTYDPALHGPFLFHVNEFLFGPLGPTDFAARLVVALVGGLLPLAALLFRSRLDDDETVALGLFLALNPVLVYYSRFMRNDVLVAGFMLFALGFFVRAYDRGSPWSLYAGALALGLGLTTKENALLYLLAWAGAGLLVVDHRILRATEPTGSAATDGGEPADAGEPADATDAPSEAAGSTDPVTRIRAAVEARADDLRYWSGPVALAFVQVVLVLVLFYAPRGDAAATNLGDALANPALLPAVVDTALSGTWDRVGFWTSGVQLSHPYISWLLYYVRTLAVAAAPVTVLAVVGFLADRYAENGPRALVGLGAYWAGMSIVFYPIVSATKAAWTLVHFVVPLALPAAVGLALVYRKGSAAIAADDAVRTGLSALVLVAVVVAMVGSGVHYAHAAPQSADNPMVQYGQPAGEMRGTLADIDAVAGGNDGVDVLYYGDFFHVDNESRTASLPVENATDENGVLVENNANWYHRLPLPWYFEAADAESTSVAEADALETAMADESPPVVVTRANNSATVAEYAEGYDARTYELTAPGTEVVVFVDRAALNEST
- a CDS encoding DHH family phosphoesterase, giving the protein MTTDDAGDSAGTTVYDLAPGCTIADVEEGNRYLATVNGVVDYGVFVDLSDHVSGLVHESNLSGTFAVGDELVVELEQVRENGDVAFDAVTLDEYEVESVDHEYDVADAGSLEERVGETVTLEGEVVQVKQTGGPTIFHVRDETGTVPCAAFEEAGVRAHPEIDVDDLVRVGGDVERREDAIQVEVDELDELDGDAAADVRDRLDAAMAERAEPHDVDPLVDWPAFEKLHPNLREVAQLLRETVLESRPIRVRHHADGDGMCASVPVQYALEQFIAETHEDPEAPRHLLKRLPSKAPFYEMEDATRDLNFALEDRARHGQKLPLLLMLDNGSTAEDVPAYENLAHYDIPIAVVDHHHPDPDAVEDLLDAHVNPYLHDEDYRITTGMMCVELARMIYPDIEDELNHVPAVAGLSDRSKADAMDDYLELAAEEGYDEDTLRDISEALDYEAHWLRYDDGRHLINDVLNVDCDDEDRHRELVDFLADRAREDVADQLDAAMSHVKHEELDNGAHLYRVDVENHAHRFTYPAPGKTTGEIHDRKVEETGDPVITIGYGPDFAVLRSDGVRLDIPTMVSELDEGIVGGGVSGGGHLVVGSIKFVQGRREEVLDSLVEKMAAADIDEELSSTLQRD
- a CDS encoding Mov34/MPN/PAD-1 family protein encodes the protein MGLFGSLFRSSELLGIASETLEFALEASEDAHPNEYMGFLRGTDARDLGLDRDGTVITDVVVIPGTESNPVSATVKTSMKPNDMKSLGSVHSHPNGALRPSDADLATFGSGDVHIIIGAPYGRTDWRAFDRNGDPRDLDVLDVAVPDAEDFFDFTQMDIDDELRRDDDLRR
- a CDS encoding 5-formyltetrahydrofolate cyclo-ligase, whose translation is MDKQELRERVWDDLEDSGEARFPFPPHGRIPNFAGAKEAADRLTELAAWRDADAIKANPDSPQRPVRRRALDAGKTVYVAVPRLADERPFLELDPDRIDDYDEATTISGADELGVQVLPEEMAAVDLIVSGSVVVDDRGARIGKGEGYSDLEFALLREVGLVDDDTTVVTTVHELQVADEGLPRDAHDVPMDHVVTPERTIATGTGYEKPDGVDWAALDDEKIAEIPILQEKRP